The following proteins are co-located in the Streptococcus downei MFe28 genome:
- the rseP gene encoding RIP metalloprotease RseP: MLLNIIIFIIVFGIIVTVHEYGHFYFAKKSGILVREFAIGMGPKIFAHIGQDGTAYTIRMLPLGGYVRLAGWGDDKTEIKTGTPVSLSLNEKGLVSRINLSDKQLDNDSLPMNVTAYDLEDQLQITGLVLDETKTYSVDHDATIVEEDGTEIRIAPLDVQYQNASVWGRMITNFAGPMNNFILGTLVLILMVFMQGGTPNPDTNAIRVADGGPAQTAGLKTGDRILSIGKQKVENWEDLTDAVASSTKDLKKDGQLQLTIQTKSKQTKQIQVKPKKSNGAYIIGVQQSLKTDFWSKLVGGFKLALTAMTQLIRAIGNLILHFSLNKLGGPVAMYQMVGQAAQSGLVDILFLTGMLSMNLGVVNLFPIPALDGGKILINIIEAIRRKPLKQETETYITLVGVAIMLVLMVAVTWNDIMRAFF; encoded by the coding sequence ATGCTTTTAAACATTATTATCTTTATCATCGTTTTCGGTATCATCGTGACGGTGCATGAATATGGTCACTTTTATTTTGCCAAGAAATCAGGTATCCTGGTTCGTGAATTTGCCATCGGTATGGGGCCAAAAATCTTTGCCCATATCGGACAGGATGGCACGGCCTATACCATCCGCATGCTCCCCTTGGGTGGCTATGTTCGGCTGGCTGGCTGGGGCGATGACAAGACCGAAATCAAGACAGGGACCCCTGTCAGCCTGAGCCTGAATGAGAAAGGTCTAGTCAGTCGTATTAACCTGTCAGACAAGCAGCTGGATAATGACAGCCTACCCATGAATGTGACCGCCTATGATTTGGAAGACCAGTTGCAAATCACAGGTCTGGTGCTAGATGAGACTAAGACCTACTCGGTTGACCACGATGCTACCATTGTTGAGGAGGACGGGACAGAAATTCGGATTGCACCGCTTGATGTCCAGTATCAAAATGCTAGTGTTTGGGGTCGGATGATTACCAACTTTGCTGGCCCCATGAATAATTTTATTCTGGGGACCCTGGTGCTCATCCTCATGGTCTTTATGCAGGGAGGAACGCCCAATCCTGATACCAATGCTATTCGCGTTGCAGATGGTGGTCCTGCCCAGACGGCAGGCCTCAAGACTGGCGATAGGATTTTAAGCATTGGCAAGCAGAAGGTCGAAAATTGGGAAGACCTGACAGATGCGGTTGCCAGCTCAACCAAGGATTTGAAAAAAGATGGGCAACTTCAGCTAACCATCCAGACTAAATCCAAGCAAACCAAGCAAATTCAAGTAAAGCCCAAAAAGTCTAACGGGGCCTACATTATCGGCGTTCAACAGTCCTTAAAGACCGACTTTTGGAGCAAGCTGGTTGGTGGCTTCAAGCTAGCCCTGACCGCCATGACCCAACTCATTCGGGCTATCGGTAATTTAATTCTCCATTTCAGTCTCAATAAACTTGGTGGACCAGTAGCCATGTACCAAATGGTTGGCCAAGCGGCCCAGTCAGGCCTTGTTGATATTCTCTTTTTGACAGGTATGCTGTCTATGAATCTGGGTGTGGTCAATCTTTTTCCTATCCCAGCCCTTGATGGTGGGAAAATTCTCATCAATATCATTGAGGCTATTCGTCGCAAGCCCCTCAAGCAAGAAACAGAAACCTACATCACCCTCGTTGGTGTAGCTATTATGCTGGTGCTCATGGTTGCCGTTACTTGGAATGACATCATGCGAGCCTTCTTCTAA
- a CDS encoding phosphatidate cytidylyltransferase has protein sequence MRERVIYGGIAGAIFLVFLWLGHLPFQLFVGVLAMIAISELFKMKGLEIFSFEGVLAMLAAFVLTVPMGTYLTFLPLDASWTCFGLISFMLLAGTVFNSDTYSFDDAVFPIASAVYIGFGFQNLVNARLDSINKVLFAIFIVWATDIGAYMIGRQFGQNKLMPKVSPNKTIEGSLGGVLSALIVSLIFMLVDKSVYSPKSFLVTMILVVVFSIFAQFGDLVESSIKRHFGVKDSGKLIPGHGGILDRFDSMIFVFPIMHFFGLF, from the coding sequence ATGCGTGAACGTGTGATTTACGGAGGGATTGCTGGTGCTATCTTCCTAGTCTTTTTATGGCTGGGTCACCTGCCCTTTCAATTATTCGTCGGAGTTTTGGCCATGATTGCCATCTCTGAGCTTTTTAAGATGAAGGGCCTAGAAATCTTTTCTTTTGAAGGAGTTCTGGCCATGTTGGCAGCCTTTGTGCTGACGGTTCCTATGGGGACCTATCTGACCTTCCTGCCCTTGGATGCCAGCTGGACCTGTTTTGGTCTCATCAGCTTTATGCTTTTGGCCGGAACAGTTTTTAACAGCGACACCTATTCCTTTGACGATGCGGTCTTCCCCATTGCCTCGGCGGTCTATATTGGCTTTGGTTTCCAAAATCTGGTCAATGCCCGCTTGGATAGCATCAATAAGGTTCTCTTTGCCATCTTTATTGTTTGGGCAACGGACATTGGCGCCTATATGATTGGTCGCCAGTTTGGCCAGAACAAGCTCATGCCCAAGGTTTCACCCAATAAAACCATTGAAGGCAGTCTAGGAGGAGTCCTCTCGGCTCTGATTGTCTCTCTAATTTTCATGTTGGTGGACAAATCTGTTTACAGCCCTAAATCCTTCCTCGTTACCATGATTTTGGTGGTTGTCTTTAGTATCTTTGCCCAATTTGGTGATTTGGTAGAAAGTTCCATCAAGCGTCATTTTGGCGTTAAAGACTCAGGAAAATTGATTCCAGGGCATGGTGGTATCTTGGACCGCTTCGATAGTATGATTTTTGTCTTTCCCATCATGCACTTCTTTGGCCTATTCTAG
- a CDS encoding isoprenyl transferase, translating into MAIFKFKKNQETPSLEKIPKHIGIIMDGNGRWAKERLQPRVMGHKAGMDALQRVTIKASELGVKVLTVYAFSTENWSRPADEVKFIMNLPVEFFDKYVPELHKNNVRVQVMGDTSKLPQATFDAMERACAKTKHNSGLVLNFALNYGGRAEIAAAVQALAQEVKDGELDPTAIDEDLIADRLMTKNLPYLYRDPDLIIRTSGELRLSNFLPWQAAYSEFYFTKVLWPDFNEDELVQAIAEFNHRQRRFGGV; encoded by the coding sequence ATGGCTATATTTAAATTCAAGAAAAATCAAGAGACGCCAAGTCTGGAAAAAATCCCTAAACACATTGGGATTATTATGGATGGCAATGGTCGCTGGGCCAAGGAACGGCTGCAACCCCGCGTCATGGGCCACAAGGCTGGTATGGATGCCCTGCAAAGGGTGACCATCAAGGCTTCTGAGCTGGGGGTCAAGGTTCTGACGGTCTATGCCTTTTCCACAGAAAATTGGTCACGGCCTGCCGATGAGGTCAAATTCATCATGAACCTACCTGTCGAATTTTTCGACAAATATGTCCCTGAGCTCCACAAAAACAATGTCCGTGTCCAGGTCATGGGCGATACCAGCAAGTTACCCCAGGCAACCTTTGATGCTATGGAGCGGGCCTGTGCCAAGACCAAGCACAATTCTGGTCTGGTCTTAAACTTTGCCCTCAACTATGGTGGTCGAGCAGAGATAGCCGCGGCAGTTCAGGCTCTGGCTCAGGAAGTTAAAGATGGGGAGTTAGACCCGACAGCTATTGACGAAGACCTGATTGCCGACCGCTTGATGACCAAGAACCTACCTTATTTGTACCGTGACCCAGATTTGATTATCCGAACTAGCGGCGAGTTGCGGCTGAGCAACTTTCTGCCCTGGCAGGCAGCCTATAGCGAATTTTACTTTACCAAGGTGCTCTGGCCAGATTTCAATGAAGACGAATTGGTCCAAGCCATTGCTGAATTTAACCACCGCCAGAGACGCTTCGGTGGTGTCTAA
- the yajC gene encoding preprotein translocase subunit YajC, translated as MQFTGIFILLILLGGMMFMSSRTQKKQKQARDEMQTKLVRGAEVETISGLIATVDEVDQANNRIVLDVEGVYLTFDLQRSIMRVISSPASASNEAATSSDSADKEEGNSQEDQSAIEE; from the coding sequence ATGCAATTTACTGGTATTTTTATCCTACTCATTCTTCTTGGAGGAATGATGTTTATGTCTTCACGGACACAAAAGAAACAAAAGCAAGCCCGTGATGAAATGCAGACCAAGTTGGTCAGGGGAGCGGAAGTCGAAACTATAAGTGGTCTGATTGCTACCGTTGATGAGGTTGACCAAGCCAACAATCGCATCGTTCTCGATGTTGAAGGAGTCTACCTTACATTTGACCTACAACGCTCAATCATGAGGGTCATCTCCTCACCAGCATCAGCTTCCAACGAAGCAGCAACCTCTTCTGACTCAGCTGATAAGGAAGAAGGCAACAGCCAAGAAGACCAGTCAGCTATTGAAGAATAG
- the hslO gene encoding Hsp33 family molecular chaperone HslO — protein sequence MDKLIKTIASSGSFRAYILDSTQTVRTAQEKHQTLSSSTVALGRALIANQILTANQKGDAKVTLKIIGNSSFGHIISVADTAGHVKGYIQNPGVDIKKTATGEVLVGPFMGQGQFVSIVDYGTGHPYTSTTPLVSGEIGEDFAYFLTESEQTPSAVGLNVLLDENDKVEVAGGFMLQVLPDAKEEEIARFEKRIQEMPALSSLLESDNHTQALIDAIYGNEPYKILAEEELSFACDCSKERFQSALASLAKEELQAMKDEDHGAQITCQFCGKTYNFDEKDLEEIIDDQA from the coding sequence ATGGATAAACTGATTAAAACAATTGCAAGTTCTGGCTCCTTTCGGGCCTATATCTTGGATAGCACCCAAACCGTTCGGACTGCCCAAGAAAAACACCAGACCCTATCGTCCTCAACTGTGGCCCTAGGTCGGGCCCTGATTGCCAATCAAATTCTAACCGCCAACCAAAAGGGTGATGCCAAGGTAACGCTCAAGATTATTGGCAACAGCTCCTTTGGCCATATTATTTCTGTTGCGGATACAGCTGGCCATGTCAAGGGCTACATCCAGAATCCAGGGGTTGATATTAAAAAGACCGCTACTGGTGAGGTGCTGGTTGGGCCCTTCATGGGGCAAGGCCAATTTGTCTCTATCGTTGACTACGGAACCGGTCACCCTTATACCTCAACGACACCTCTAGTTTCTGGAGAAATTGGGGAAGACTTCGCCTACTTTCTGACTGAGAGCGAGCAGACCCCATCAGCTGTGGGGCTCAATGTCCTCCTCGATGAGAATGATAAGGTTGAGGTCGCTGGAGGTTTCATGCTCCAGGTTTTACCTGATGCCAAGGAAGAAGAGATTGCTCGCTTTGAGAAGCGTATTCAGGAAATGCCCGCCCTCTCTAGTCTCCTAGAATCCGACAACCACACCCAAGCCTTGATTGATGCCATTTATGGCAATGAGCCCTACAAGATTTTGGCCGAAGAGGAATTAAGCTTCGCCTGTGACTGTAGCAAGGAGCGTTTCCAATCTGCCCTAGCTAGCCTGGCTAAAGAAGAATTGCAGGCCATGAAGGATGAGGATCATGGTGCTCAAATCACCTGCCAATTCTGTGGTAAGACCTACAACTTTGATGAAAAAGATCTGGAGGAAATTATTGATGACCAAGCGTAA
- the dusB gene encoding tRNA dihydrouridine synthase DusB: protein MTKRNSAFMIGDVEIPHRTVLAPMAGVTNSAFRTIAKEFGAGLAVMEMVSDKGILYNNEKTLHMLHIDEGEHPVSIQLFGNDGDSLARAAEFIQANTKTDLVDINMGCPVNKIVKNEAGAMWLKDPDKIYQVIKTVKSVLNIPLTVKMRTGWADSSLAVENALAAEEAGVSALTMHGRTREQMYTGHCDHETLAQVAQAIKTIPFIGNGDIKTVEDARFMIEEVGCDAVMIGRGALNNPYLFTQINHFFESGEILPDLTFARKLEIAYDHLSRLVDLKGEKIAVREFRGLAPYYLRGTSGAAKIRGAVARAETLDQVKEIFDRIPT, encoded by the coding sequence ATGACCAAGCGTAATTCGGCCTTCATGATTGGGGATGTTGAGATTCCCCACCGCACAGTATTGGCTCCCATGGCTGGGGTAACCAATTCAGCCTTTCGGACCATCGCCAAGGAATTTGGTGCAGGTCTGGCTGTTATGGAGATGGTTTCAGACAAGGGTATCCTCTACAATAACGAAAAGACCCTCCATATGCTCCACATTGATGAAGGGGAACACCCTGTTTCTATCCAGCTTTTTGGTAATGATGGTGATAGTCTGGCTCGGGCAGCTGAGTTTATCCAGGCCAATACCAAGACTGACCTGGTGGACATCAATATGGGTTGTCCCGTCAATAAGATTGTCAAAAATGAAGCTGGTGCCATGTGGCTCAAGGACCCTGACAAGATTTATCAGGTGATAAAAACTGTTAAATCTGTCCTCAATATTCCTCTGACCGTTAAAATGCGGACCGGCTGGGCGGACAGTTCTCTGGCTGTGGAAAATGCCCTAGCGGCTGAGGAAGCCGGTGTATCGGCTCTGACCATGCACGGACGAACCAGAGAACAGATGTACACAGGCCACTGCGACCACGAAACCCTGGCCCAGGTAGCCCAGGCTATCAAAACCATTCCCTTTATCGGTAACGGGGACATCAAGACCGTTGAGGATGCTAGGTTTATGATTGAAGAGGTCGGTTGCGATGCGGTCATGATTGGCCGTGGCGCTCTCAATAATCCCTACCTCTTCACCCAAATCAACCATTTCTTTGAAAGCGGGGAAATTTTGCCAGATCTGACCTTTGCTAGGAAACTTGAGATTGCTTATGACCATCTCAGCCGTCTGGTGGATCTCAAAGGCGAAAAGATTGCTGTGAGAGAATTCCGTGGCCTAGCTCCTTACTACCTGCGAGGAACCTCTGGGGCTGCCAAGATCCGGGGAGCTGTTGCTCGTGCTGAAACCCTAGACCAGGTCAAGGAAATCTTTGACAGAATTCCAACATAG